DNA sequence from the Vicia villosa cultivar HV-30 ecotype Madison, WI linkage group LG3, Vvil1.0, whole genome shotgun sequence genome:
attaaaattctgacgaaaatcgggcagagtaacggttgttttcgggtaaaatccttatctcaatgccttggaattaatcatcaaggactttcaaggaaatacctgcatacacaaacagacaacaatccaatgccagacagacagaataaccacggagtaataacagaataagggtccagaggcactaagtccataagttcgaatctccaaaatgctcgggatagtaaccaatagtccgaaagagagccttatgtgttttttagatttttgttgattattagtgttttagcataaaagtaaagtatggtccaattggacaaaagaaaatagcggaaacataaacaatacgtccaaatggacaaagaaaaaatagcggaatataaacgtgatgaaatgataaagtaaagcataaagcaaaatataaagagcaatataataaattgcggaaattaaagtcaattgttagatgttaaagataaccatcttgaaacttgtcaagtatgttatcaaagttagtaagaaagatcgatggtgagtgaaggatgttctcggatttaaattcaatggaactttatcagaagcttgataaaatcatagcgactacacgataaatttccataagtcttaaatcaaccgcatacaattctcttccatatttgatctttttatgattcgggacacgaaatattgcgctatgttaagcagatcgccaagtgatttatgtagaaatcaccctacaacgaggccggtcaaaactttatgtgctaatgcatgcgagaaacGCGATATGtggatcactctccgaaagcaataccgcacgaaaagaaaaataaggagcGATATAGTCTTtgccaagaatccataagaattctcaaggtattaagactttcatcgatcaaaataaaaagaagcaaaagatggaaccacattaaaagctcctttcatccataatttcaatcacttaattttgcggatttggattctcatcctatcgacgccctaagtccattgaaattagagagaaattaggcatctaatttgtgattcaaagaaaatatcaaaagaatggagtagaagaagagttagaaccaaaaacaagtcaaaaatagcaaaaacaagcattctgcctcactggaaatcaaTTTCACTctgtaggaaatcaatttcctgccTACAAAattcaaatctggcgcaaaaaacagagtggaaatcgatttccctctgtaggaaatcgatttcctgcgcacagttttcaaaaaaatagcattatgaactataaaacttggtttaggcaaacatacaaacaccttatgatcacatatcaattggagcacgcaTTTTCCATCAATTTACCaccaaataggaccaatatagcatcaaagatgcatcacacacaaacacaaaagaatcacattatgatagatgaaaaaggatgaagaaaattaccaaatcttgaacaaaacttagatccacttcaaaaatcaacaacacaaatcttgatctctcaacaattgaagaaaaaagagtaaaatggatggtggtttagctcaaagtttgtgaggttcaagatgtgactcacaaactttatgaaaggaaaagagctttggtgaatttggtagggaagaggagagaaattgcaaggggtttgttggctttccaagcttgagaaatgagagagtagagacctctatttataggatgggagcaagagtagtggcaatttggtcattttgcatttgataattaatttgtgctttaattggtgtttaaatggtaaaatgaggttaaaatgggattaatgaagggaattaattttggtgaggtggaaaattggtaaaaatgacaaaaataatcaaagaaaataggtgccaaaatgatgtcatgcttccctctttatttttttgaatttgcgcacaggaaatcgatttcccatatgggtaaatcgatttccaccttcaaattttcaaaaattttcttcttgcactgttttgatttttgtccgatcttttacctgtaaaatataaacaaaagagacaaaaatgcatatttttgaattttggttagtataaaacgaATAAAAAGCTACAAATGCTCGATGGTTCCCCTCAGAGatgatcacagtatcaaagatagagcttcacaatggtgctcttgattagtgattaaaatgcaaatgatgtatgatcttagggtcaaaaattgggataTGACAGTAAGTAGAGAATAGACATGATCAAAGTTTCTTTGTTCTAGTGATACCATATTAACTCATATTTAATGAGTTATtaagaaatattatttttcacataaaaacatACTTAATAAACATTTACGAGAAAGAAAATAACaaatatcattaattttttttattgtaattccattTAGAGGCTAATATATACACATGGTTGTTAATATAAAAACATACTATGTAaacatttattataaataaaaaatgtaatataATTTGCTTTAAATCCATAGTATGGATGTTGTCTCATATTAATATGGCACCGTCGGTTAAGAAATCTAAAGATGAGAGCACAAGAAAACCAAATTGGCTTGAACTTCCAATAGATTTGATCAAAAACATATTGCAAAGACTTGATATAGTTGAAATTTTAACAATTGCATGTTATGTTTGTCCTCTGTGGTGGAACATATGCAAGGATCCATTAATGTGGCGTATCATTCACATTAGTAATATCGAACTTATACCATTGAACTTGTGTTGTTTGGAGAAAATTATTCGTCGTGCTGTTGATCTAAGTTGCGGTCATCTCGAAGATATTGCTATTGAGTTATTTTGTACCGATGACCTCCTCAAATATATCGCTCATCGGTAATACATATcacttttaatttgtttattgtTCATTTCTAGgtaattcattttttacacatctTAATTCGTAAAATTTTACAGGGCAAGTAACCTAAGGCGATTAAAAATATCAGATTGCAATAAAATTTCAACTAAAGGGCTGATTGAATTTGTGAAGATGTTTTCATTATTAGAGGAGCTTCACATTTCATTTAAGCATTTATCTAAGAACTCTATTGAAGTAATTGGTCAATTTTGTCCTCTTTTGAAGTCACTTAATCTTGTGGTGCTGGAATATGCTCACTTTGATTTTAATGATGAGGTATTTGCTATTGGAAAAACAATGCCCGGACTACGCCATCTTTCATTTTCTAGAATTGTGTTTATGAATGATGAGTTGTTTTCCATTCTTGATGGTTGCCCTCTTGTTGAAAATCTTGACTTGCAATATTGTCATGTTCGTGATTTGAGTCCAAGTATGGAAAAAAGGTGCCGTGAGCAACTCAAAGATTTCCAACttccaaaaaataataaatttatgaaatatgGTAATTATTTTGacaatgatgaagatgattttTATTATACGTCCATTGAAGATTATCTAGATGATGATTGGGAGAAAGATTTTAAATTTGCGGCTAGAATGAAGTTGCATCAAGATTTTAACCATCTAGGTCAGTATTGTGTTCCAGATTGGGCTATCAATTTGGGCTTACGACATGAGGATATTACAAATATCAATTTGATTCTACTTTCACTTTAAAATAACGTTTCTAGTTCAAATTTTACCTTCATAAAGACTATTATATATGATATGTCCTTTCATAATTTGTTGGCGTGTGTAAGTGTGTTATAAGTGTGTTTTGCTGTCATAAAATTGAATAATGGGATGGACTTTTTTTGTAATCTATTTTGTCACAATTGTTTTCCCTCTATGAGACTGCATTTTATAACATTGAATGGGAGTATTAGATAATTTCTTGTGATTATGAACTTTTTgatataaatatttaagaacaacGAGACTATAATTGTTTGTTTTGGCCATGCCTAAATATCCGTCCGAACTCAAATGTTCCCAGAGGTTCCATAATCTCTCAATAATTTCGTTTGCCAATAAGCTTTGGATTTGCTCTTGATCTTGTTTTAAGCTTCTGTCTTGCACAACACTAGTCATAATGGTGTCTAAAGCTTATCCATGTCCCCTTGctctttttttaatttcttttgtatgAAATTTTTAATCTTACCGTTTTTTATTTCTAGGATGTTGTTTACTGCTTAATTGGGATTCATtaaattttaaatgttttaaagtttaAGTTTAACTAGTAACCAATTCTCTTGGTTATTGTTTGTAGTTGCTATAAACTTTTACAACTAAAAGTGGCAAAGATACTCTCACTAGAGAAATTTTTAGGTGAAAAGGAATTTAACAGATTAAATTTAGAAACAACCAATACAAAAGTGTcacattattaataataaaataaacataaaaattaaagAATTATTTTATTTCTCCCTCTACAACTTAAACATCACATATTTTAATAAGCAAATTGTATTAAAAAACACAAGGGGTGTTAACTCGATACAAGAGAATACAACAAAAAGAGGAAACAAACAACCCCTAAAACTAACCAACTACAAACCAACATAAATCTTAGAATTAGAGTTCTAAATGTCCTTTTCCATATCGCAAATTATTCTCGATAAATGTGAGAACCAATCTCAACCTATCAACTTAATTAACAACAAAGAGTCAATACTATTCCACATCTTGTTGTTAAAAACAAAATTGTTCCTACCCAACCAAATACACCAATAAACAAGTAACCAAAAGAAATCAAAAAGAGAAggtttaataaaattatattaccTTAACTTGATACTCGACAACATTTGAGTAATCGAGCCAGACATCAACGCTGAATTCACATTAGTCCCGACTCCCACACCACCGACCAACCACCTCAAGACCTCCCTTCAAACTGCACCAAATTTGCTGCAACAAAAGAATATGTGACCAATGGACTCCTTAACCAACTCACATAAAGAACATAACCTATTGCTCAACAAATGAGCCATGCATCTTTTACACAATTCACTTTTAGTAGGAAAACTATTTAGGATAAACCTCAAACCAAACAACTTCACTTTGTTCGGAATACTAACTTTCTAAACACTATTAAATACGCATAAACTCTCCTCATCCAACACCAAATTTTTAGAATTCAAATTACAAATCCTCTTATAGCTATTTTTCACCGAAAAAAACATGCATCATTCCTCCACCACACCACTTTATCAATCTCATCAATCAAAGGATTGACATCCCTCAAAATAGAAATTAACATTAACCATTCGTTTCTCACGTAACCCACGAGAATATCTCCACCAATACCCAACTCCCAATTAGTGGCGGAGCCAGGCCAACAAGTTTGGGATGGCCaccaaaataaacaaaattataaaaatgatatgtaaatataaaattatatcatgtgtaaaacatttaaattataataaatatcaacaaaatgtaacatgattatatatgatttaatatgtttttatttcttatattaactttgaaatttattttgacCCTTTAATTTACAAAAGATTTATGTTAATTCCTGAACTCAACCGTTACTTTTTTTTTGTCTAACTAGCACGAATTTAACTAATGTTTTCTAAATTTTACCGTtgttaattaaacaaaaacaactaatttcAACATTTGTTTAAATTAACAAAACACAATAAACTCGGAGGTTAACATATGGCCCAAAAAAACTTACTCATTCCATATCTATAACAATTATGACAATAATATAAACTTATTCTATCAAAAAGAAAatcttaaaataaataataataataataataataataataataataataataataataataataataataataataataataataataataataataataataataataataataataataataagaacaacaacaatacaaTTCACTCCTTAAATATGAAAACATACGGAAGTGAATTAAGATGAACCAATTATAAATCTCGAGCTATTGGATTTGGAAGTAGTGAAAGTAGTTGGAAAAAAGTATTACTTACTCTTTAGAGTGAGATACTTTTAAAAAATTgccaattatttatattattattaaacttaatttctcaattattaatatattatttattttttaaattaatatttttatctaGAAATTCTTTTTTGAATGTAAATAAGAGGAATTTCGAATGTTCAAATAAACACCAAATTAATtggtttaataaattattttaaaaaaaattaatatttttttgtcatgCTTTCAAGTTATTAAAATCTCGCCATTTATATTTATGATAGTGATGATTATATTAATATttgatcaaataattttttattatttaattatatgttttaatttgtGTATAATATTCAAATGTATTGGTTATGAGAAAGATACGTACAATTAAAAATTAGTTGAATCTACTAATATAATTTACCTATTAAAGCAAGTCTTAAGAAATATCACTTGtgtctatttaaaaaataaagggttaatagtagtttattccctgtaatatgagcgtgtttcggtttacccatCCTCCATTGTTGTCAAAGGCAGattttggcaacgatttttttgaaaaaaccgttgccaaaaggtagagaggggaaaaagcaaaattcgctaatattacatggggtgaattactattaacccacaAATAAATAAAGTTGATATAGACTATTACATTTGTGTTCgattataaaatttttaaataaattttgaatttttgaaatattatattaaaaatattaatcataaaataataataataataataataataataataataataataaatttaattaaataataagggGTTATATATAGAGTTTCTAACTTGTAAAGTGaagtataaatataaaatataggtCGGCTTGTTTTGAGTGATGGACAGGTAGCTAAATTTAGGGTACGTGGATCATCATAGCTAAATACGAATAGTAATGCATTTAAATGTTATTGTcaaatctactatctactatctattcattaataatagattgaccaaattgcctaaattaccctttcaccaaaatttatttgtactaataaaaggtcatttttgtaactaacaaattaagtattcaatctttcaactttattgaatgaatgccccaagtgttagcttttcattggtccgaattaaataacattctccctacaactttattgcatgaatAATGACATCacatcacatgtaagccatggataatggaagtcatatttaaatttcttttacatttcattttcccacactttcttactttcattttaatttttcttaatttatttattatcacaaaaaatattaataatctatttttaaattttaatcttactaaaaatttcaaatttctttcacatttcatttttccatactttcattttaatttttctacatttatctattatcgcaaaaaatattaataatcgatcatttaattattattcccaaaaatatttaattatttcacgggccactatcaactcaatatttaattttttttaatcgatcattacacattttctctatcttaattaaaatttcaaatttctctcacattttttcacactttcttactttcattttaatttttttctctatttatttatttattatctcacgggtcactatcaacataatgtctattttattttaatcaatcattgtctttatttgagagataatatctttatttttatttttttctccatctcacgattttttatcattatttaatacaattaaatttccatgattattgtttattttacatttgtttttaaataaattttatatcgcatcaaattatttttttatttcacgggtcattatcaacatagtagctattttattttaatcaacaattactattaattgagagataatttttatttttaaatgttaatatttcatttttattatctccatcttatagtattttttttatatgattatttaatataattgaatttatatgatatttttcatttataattaaaccatagtgatctataacattttcttttaattgttgttggaccgtcaattattaaattacctgacccaattttgctattgtgttcttaacctatcttaaacatttttttgtggatcattgttttctatataattattgttaaatttacgattaagtaaattatttcatatttttcatttatatttaaaattttacatttgcatttattaaaattttatttttttctccaactcacatgtccttttttatatggtcatttattacacacaaaattagcacatgaatacgataataatgtttaatcttaagggccactttcaatacaatgtctattttattttaaacaataataacttttatttgaaaactaaagtatttattttcaaatttcaaaacgattctTATGGATATTCgattttcaaagaattgggagtataatagagcaatcaataaaactctaactctattcaagtaaaacaattccttttaattgtgcatattgcttataattccttttatttatattattcatatcattacaaaaatactacaccagaaaaaaaatcacccgtgcggaagcacgggtctctgactagttactTATAGTATGTACTAATATCtgaaaaaagatatttttttaatttcattattaCCAAATGATAGGTAGTAAATTTTGGTTTTGAAAAAGTAATGGGGTGGCCATGGCCTACCTGTGTCCCCTGCTGGCTCCGCCACGGCTCCCAACGCCAACAAGAATCCACCCAATAGCCTATCTCCACCACCTTCGATGCAAGCTTCAAACAAAAGTAGAAAAAGACCCTTAAACAGCACCACCCTCACCCAACTATGGTCCCAAAAATTAATGCTCTCTCTACTTCCCAATTTAAATGAGAAGCTATTAGAAAACTACAATTGACCATCAATTTTTGAGTTACAAATGTCCCTCACAATCCTCCACCAAAGCGATGGGTTCTTTAACACCCGAAGAGCAACATTACCAAACAAATTAAACATACCATCATCAAACCTAAAATGTAAAAGATTGGaccaaatcatttctttctccAATAAAATCTTCCACCCACTAATACAAAAATACCTTTTTAGTTAGACTTCTTAAGTCAATTTTAATGTCATCTGACCTAAAAAAAAACGCGATGGCAAatttataattagttttatcTTTGTTTATTCGGATCTTTATTTGAGAGACTTaacattgataataaataaaataatatatatttcaattagagatttttatattttaaaaaataagataaaataagaGAAACTTTATGGTTAATTCTTTATGTCGTTCACATTCTCTTCCCTTACATTTCTCTAACCCTTAATTTCCTCTATTTATGTTTTGCTTTCTTgtaatttttctttgattcccTTGCCTAAGCAATATTGGTTCACAGTATCACTGTGAATTTCAGTTTGTGTACGGTTTCTCTTTTGATTAAAGTAGAACAGACCGATTTGTTGCGTTGAAATATATAATAATGGTTTAGCTTTTTATTGGATTTATTTCTTAATGAATGTTTATGAGTTTAAAGTTAAATGGATTATGGTTTAATAAATTAGTGAATTGTGTATATTATATGAAATTAGTTTTACCTAAGGTTTTGAATTATTAGTTTAATGAGAGCTTGAAGTTGTATGCTTGGATTTCTATGCTTTACAAACTTTGATTGTAGTAAAACTAAAACTACTTTTTTAAGATCAAAGAAGAAAGAGTAAAACAAATACCAAATTTTTTGTTACTAACCATTGAACTTTGAAAACTTGTGAATCAATGCCTGAGTGTTAGTTTTACTGTTTTGAGCTTCTTCCACTAGCTCTGATATTTTAGCAACCACATATTCTTCAGCTAATGTAGTAGTCTTCACACTAATATAATcttttaaacattaaaaaaaatagattaactTCCCTAAATCagtctaataaataaataaaaattaaaaccaaacttttttttgtataaatatatattttcttgTGCTAATTGAGACTAAAAACTTATCATTTAAATTTATTGTGCAAGCCCATTCAGGAGTCTTTTAAAGTCATTATGCAAAGTTACTATTAGAATTGAAACAGGGGACTTTTTTATGTTCTTGTGCAAGTAAcaaagtaatttttaaaatttattgtatCTTAACTTTTATTCTTGTTATACTCATCCATAACTTAATACTTAAATTACCCTACACTTAATTTATAACTAATGACACCTTGCTAGACCAGAAGTAATGGAATGAGACATTGACTTGAGGGTTGTTTGTTCACAATAGTGTGTGTGTCTTTATATTGATATTGAGGGTAGAAATAATTTGTATTTAATTGAAGTTGTTGGACTTCGTGAAGATGAAAGATGGCCTATAATTTGTGATGTAAATGTTTTGGATCGAAATGGAAACTAGGTTTGAGATAATAATTTTGAAGCAAGTATTTTTTTTGAGTTTGGAAAGAATAAAAGACCAAGTTTTCTTGCGCCCGCCTATGGTTTGCACCCAAAGGAATACCAAGAAATAAGAAAGGGAGCTTTCCTATCTCACAAACCAAAAAAGTCGACGCTTCCTCCAACACCAAGTCATCCAAATGAACTCCAAAAGATTTACTTTTATTCAAATTAATGGTAATCCCGAGACAAGCTCAAACTCCCTTAATAAAGACTTAATGCACCACAAATGACCACGGGGCCCATCACAATTAAGAAATGTATCATCTACAAATTACAACATTTCAAAGTGAATATGCTCATTAAAATGAAACCCCTTAAAAAATTCAGAATCTATAGCATTTCTCATCAAACACACTAATCCATCCGCCatcaaaagaaaatgagaaagtGGATCCCTTGTCTAAAACCTCTAGAAACAATAAAATTCTTTGTGGGACTCCCGTTCACCAAAATAGACATAGAGTTAGAAAATATTGTAGCATCCATCTTTGTCCAAAACCCATCCTTGAAAGGACGTAACAAATAAAATCCCGTGATACACAATCAAAAGCCTTCTGAAAATTAACGTTAACCACTAAACACTTCCTTCTCAACCTTTTGGCAAAGTCTAAAATCTCATTAAGAACCAACACACCATCCAACATTTGTCTCCCTTCTATAAAAGTCGTTTGAGAAGAAGAAACTAATTTACCAATAATGACTTTCAACCTAGCCACTAATAATTTAGAAATGAGACAATAAAGAGAACTAACCAAACAAATAGGTCTGAACTCGTCAATGCTCTACGGATTCTCTTACTTAGGCACAAGGGAAACTAAAGAAGCAGTGATGGCTTTAGGAAGTTTGTCGTGCACAAAGAGTTCTTGAACAAAATTCACAACTTCATCTTTCACAAAACTCTATAGTACTTTTACAATCAAACAATGTTCAGCAAAATCCTTGAAGTTTCCCACATGCCTATCAGTTAGTCTGAGTGAACTAAGTATTGTTAAGATAAAGGTGGTAGCAAAATGCCTTGAAATTATGCCAGATGACTTATGAGCTGTGGAAACGGATAGAAGGAAAATTTTGTGTTATCTAATCAATTGGGACTttgatctaatcgattagatctaCTCAAACTTACACCCAAgtcattcaaacatcatcttaaAGTTATGTAATGACTCTATATCAAACCTTCCTTTTTAGGCTCTCAACGGTCATATTTAAAGTAT
Encoded proteins:
- the LOC131658304 gene encoding putative F-box/LRR-repeat protein 9, whose amino-acid sequence is MAPSVKKSKDESTRKPNWLELPIDLIKNILQRLDIVEILTIACYVCPLWWNICKDPLMWRIIHISNIELIPLNLCCLEKIIRRAVDLSCGHLEDIAIELFCTDDLLKYIAHRASNLRRLKISDCNKISTKGLIEFVKMFSLLEELHISFKHLSKNSIEVIGQFCPLLKSLNLVVLEYAHFDFNDEVFAIGKTMPGLRHLSFSRIVFMNDELFSILDGCPLVENLDLQYCHVRDLSPSMEKRCREQLKDFQLPKNNKFMKYGNYFDNDEDDFYYTSIEDYLDDDWEKDFKFAARMKLHQDFNHLGQYCVPDWAINLGLRHEDITNINLILLSL